tatatatattatatattatatatatatatatattatattatatatatatattatataagatatatatattatatatatatattatatatatattatatatatattatataatatatatatattatatatttattatatatatattatatatatatacatatatatagacatatatacatatatatatatatatatatatatatatatatatatatatgtatatcatatatatatatcatatatatatatatatatattatatatatacatatatatatacatatatacatatatatatatatatatcatatatatatatattatatatatattatatatatatatatatatatatatatatatatatatatatatatacacacatgtatatatgtatatgtatatatatacgtatatgtatatatatatatatatatatatatatatgtatatatatatatatatggatatatatacatatcactacAAATGTGTTGGTACTGTTCAAGCTTTGGCAGTCTTCTGAGAAGCCCCTACCATATATGGGAAGTCCTAACTCAAATCTAAATCTATCTAAAAAGAAGTATGAGTAGGCTACATttcagatatatgatatatatacatatatgatatatatatatatatatatatatatatatgatatatacatatattatatatatatatatcgtatatatatatacatatatatatatacatatatattatatatatattatatatatattatatatattatatcatatgatataatatatataatatatatataatatatatatataacatatttatataatatatacatatatatatatatatatattatatatatatattatattatattatatatatatatattatatatatattatatatatattatatatctatattacataaacatatatatattatatatatatatatatattatatatatattatatatatatattatatatatataattatatatataaatataattatatatatatatatattacatatttatatatatatatatattacatatttatatatatatatatatatatatatatattacatatttatatatatatatatattacatatttatatatatatatattatatatatctatattatatatatatatatattgtatatatatatatattgtatatatatatattgaatatatatatatatattatatatatctatatatattatatatatatatatatatatatataaatatatatatatatataatatataatatatatatattacatatatacgtacatatatatatatatacatatatatatatattatattatatatatatatatcattttatatatatatatatattatatatatatcatatatatatatatatattgtatatatatattgcatatatatcatatatatatatatatatatatatatatatatatatatatatatattatatatatatattatatatatatattatatttatatattatatatatatatatattatatgtatatattatatatatatcatatatatataaatattatatacatatatattatatatacatatatatatatatatattatatacatatttattatatatttactatatatatattatatatatattgtatatatatattagatgtatatatatattatatttatattatatatatatatattatatatatattatatttacatattatatttatatattatatatatactttatatatatatatagtatatatatatatatatattatattatatatatattatatatatattatattatatatacatatattatattatatatattatattatatatataatatatatattatatatatattatattatatatatattatatatatatattttatatatatacatatattatatatatattatatatatattatatatatatatattatatatatatattatatatatatatatattgtatatatatattatatatatatatatatatattatattatatatatattatattttatatatttatattatatatatatcatatatatattatatatatatatcatatatatatattatatatattatatatacatatattatatatatatattatatatatatattatatatatatattacatatatatattacatatatattaaatatatatattacatatatatatatatatattacatatatacatatatatatatatatataaacatatatacatatatatatatatagatatatatatattatatgtatattatatatatatatattatataaatatattatatatatatatatatttatataatatatatatatataatatacatataatatatatatatatataatatatatatatataatatatatatatatatatatatattctatatataaaaatgatatacatataatatatatatatgatatatatatatgatatatatatgatatatattatatatatatattatttatatatatatatatattatatatatatattatataaatatatatatatattatatatattatatatatattatatatatatatattatatatatatgtattttatatatatatatatatattatatacatatatatatgtattatatatatatatatatatatatatatatatatatatatatatatattatatacatatatatatgtattatatatatatttatatattatatacatatatatatgtattatatataattatatacatatatatatgtattatatatatatatattatatacatatatatatatatatgtattatatatatatatattatatatatattatatatattttatttatatatattatatatatatatatattatatatatattatatatattatatatatattatatatattatatatatatattatatatatattatatattatatatatattatataattatatatattatatatatattatatatatattatataatatatatattatatatatattatgtaatataatatatatatatattttataaatattatatatataatatatatatatatattatatatatattatatatataacatatatatataacatatatatatatatgtaatatatatattataaatataacatatatatatatatatatcatatatatatatattatatatatacatatgtacatatatatatatgtatatatatatatatatatatatatatatatatatatgtatatgtatatatgtatatatatacatatattatatatatatatatattatatatatattatatatatattatattatatatatattatatatatatattatatatatatattatatacatatatacatatatatatatatatatatatatatatatatatatatatatatatatatatatatatgcatgtatgtacatatcactACAAATATGTTGGTACTGTTCAAGCTTTGGCAGTCTTCTGAGAAGCCCCTACCATATATGGGAAGTCCTAACTcaaatctaaatataaataatttgcCTGAAGAAGTATGAGTAGGCTACATTTCAGGTCAACTTCTTTCTTAGGTAAAGTGGTCTGCAAGGAACCtgtgaaatgaagagagaagttCTCTAAAAAGTTTATTGAAGAGTAAGAATGGTTCTGGAGAGGGTGAGACCGACCACATTCTGCCCAAAACTGTGACTGACCAGTCCAAATTTGATGTATTCCAGGAAATCATTTGGGAAAGGAGCACATTTCCAAACATTTTAGAGTTTGGTATGTATTTGGTTAAATTGGTGGATTCAATGTTAGGAACCaatctacacacacccacaaagtTACTATTATGGTACATGCCCAGATAAATGTATACAGTCTGTCAACACTCACAAGTTAATAGTTGCACCTAGAAAGttaaacatataaagaaaatgtgCACATAAAACCAAGAACGTGCACATCTGTAAGGCAGTTGTGTACGCAAGATCCACAGTAAGATCTCACGAGAAAACTGCAAAGTTAGGAACCTGGATATACATGTCCATTTTATAGACACCAAATCCACCATAATTTCCTACGTGCAACTTCTTCATAAAGCCCCTTGCAACTTCCGGTACCACCAAGGAGGGAATACATTCGTAGAATTCGATTTTCCTACAAACATATAAGGTCATCTTTCACTTCAACGTTGTAAAGCTAAAGTAGAACCCAATGTTAGTAATTAGATACCCTATCCGACATACCTATTAACACCACATACTAAATTACGCTAGCTGAGTACACTTTCCACCGTAAAATATGCTTACATATGAaaggctttctttctttcttctttaacagGGCTTTAGACAGACGATATGCTTTTCAACCAAACGctcgtcttgtttttgtttacgtttgctTGTCGTGTGATGGTTCTATTTACTTTTAGAAAATATGTATTCAATTTTTTTGTACATAATAACTATATTACGATATAAGAAATAAATACGATAGATAACTCAATtgaaatataatatgataaataaaattcaaaatattCTAATAGAAGCTCACCATTAAGAAGAGCTCTTTTGTCAAATTTTGCtcaattttaattatttttaaatttttcgttgcaattttgttattttttataaaatattttcgTCATGGAATATATGTCTGAGAACCGAACCAACATTCCTTCTTTACGCAATCCCCAGATCCCGTCTCGACCAGCTGAGCGAAAGGTTCATCTCTCACAGCTCTTCGCCATGGCCTCTCTCATCGCCCGTTCCTTGGTTCTCAATTCCCGCCGGGGAGTGCAGCTCACCTCGGTCAGATTTGCCAACAAAAGTAAGTTTGGAGGATTTGTCGCTGGAATGGGTTTTGGGCGCTTAAAGTCGAGTGAGAATTTTCCAACCGGGACATTGGAGGTGTACGTGACCATGTCCTGGATTTTCAGTAGTAATCGTTAATTGGGCTTTTAGTACCATATTTGTGGGTTGGAGGAAGCCAGCTTTATGTGGGAATTATGAATCTAAAGTAAATATGGCTAACTAAGTGATTTTATAATGGAAGATCCAGTGAATTGTTAGTAATGCAGACGATTAAAAGAACCGGGTTCGTGTTATCGGGGTTTATCAGCAAGAAAGTTATTTTTCTTTGCGTATCAAAATTATCAGAAAGTCtttaatataaattattattaagcATATAAAGTGAAATGAAATATGCTTTTATTCTTTTCCAATTATAACAACTCTGGGGTCACAAACCAAGAAAAAGATGTAGCTGTTTAAGCAAGACAAAAACATTTCAGTCATCTTTATCCCATACTCAATTTTATGGTAAATCGTTACTGTTTGTTACTCTGTTACTTTTTGTTAAGATTTGAATGATAGAGGGCAAAGATTGAAGTATGATAGGGAAACTGTAAGCTAAAgcaaataaaaacagaatagGTCGGTATGGATTACGGGGTTGTGTTTGTATTGCACTGCCATTCAATCTTGCAATTATTGTTCAATTTTGTGGTATAAAGGTATTTGTTTGAGAGCAATGCACCCTTCCagtttttctgcaggaaatctaATAATTTCATTGACTTGGCGTTGTTTCTTATGCAAATGAATTGTTCAGAtaaagtaccatttctccatcaacGATATTGTTTTGATAGTCACATTAGTAGGGAAGGCCTTGAAATATATCAAGGAAATTATGGGCTAAAACCGGctcaaataagaataataatgatcaaaaatacataaaactagcacaaaaaatgctTAAAGGGACTTGTTTTGGTTGAATTTAAAAACACTGACATGCATAGATACAGagaaatggacaccaccatcttatagagcggaagaaatagatGGGGATAGAAGTCCAAAACACCTTTCCACAgtcaaaaaaaaattgtttggtaattgttacagagagcgacgcaccctctcagagactaagtcgaaaaaaattatgtttttctgcatgaaatcctatgatttcatcgattttcggcgttgtttcttttgcgaatgaatcgttcaggagatcgagtactatttctccatcgacgatcttgatttgatagtcccgttagcaagggagggcatgaagtatatcagggaaattatgggggtaaaacaagcttaaataagaataacgataaaaaatgcgtaaaactagcacaaaaagcggttaaaatcggccaatgaaacatTCTCTTCACTACGGTATGtatggcaagacagagctgcattcacaccgtaaaataataaaccaattacctttatatccggaaacgtgaaactttcgtttctttgtactgttggtattgctttgattttaatcacctttttcgtcctttggagctcttgatgggctcagatatgaaactgggatggttactgaagtctaattattcttcgatgccactgtaaaggtcttaaaaagaacccagaatcaacacaacaaaggaaacgcaacatttctcactggctttcaatctcgaaatgggtggtatggtgagctgtcaacctgtggctggcgcaagaaagtgtgaaacactcgatgcgcaggatacgatatgagggtatagataaatataaaaatatgcaaatgaagtataataacattactaaaagactttaaaggtataaatgcgtaccagcatacacagataattagccaaatatcgttttgacaagcatgtaatgatacacggactagttcgcgtaCGCAAAAAATGCGTTcttgggtcagtgtcgtgtttttcctagcaaggtaaataTGCTCAgtgactttgaatttgaaaggcggccacgcgttatattttcatcatttagcggtgactataaagctggtgcatcttaaactattcGCTATgcccttctatttttcccactctataagatggcggtgtccatttccctctatctacgcaTGTTGCGGTCTTTAACTTATTCCAATTGTTTTTCTGTACGAAATCCTATTGTTTCATTGATTTTCGTCGTTGTTTCTTCTGCGAATAAattgttcaggagatcgagtaccatttctccatcaacgatcttgatttgatagtcctgtTACCAGGGGAAGGGCACGAAGTATATTAGGGGAAATTATAGGGTAAAACAtgcttaaataagaataacaattaaatATGCGGAAAACTAGCACTAAAAACACTTAAAATCAGCCAATGAAACCCTACGGATGTAGCCGCCATTTTTGAAATGCTACAGGCTGATGCACCTAAAATCAAAAACTTTGGCAAAACTCTATGGgaattcactttcttcttctacttctacttctacttctacttcaatTGATGCGCCAGAattcaaaaactctacgggagcCCAACCCACCTTTTGGCAAAACTATATGttatttacacccccccccccccaaaaaaaaaaaaaaaaaaattgactaatAAACAAACCTAATATCACAATTTAAGTTGCCGTGattaggcgtgcccttcgggcactgcccaagGGAAGGGTTGACGGTTTCCTCATTCTTATACCTATACAATTcactagctaactcaatttgaccccaAAATCCTTTTATACAGAAGAAACTAAAGTAAGTTAATgaccaagattttttttacatGCCTATGgtgaattttttctttattcaacttATGATAATCTGTAACTGAAGCAGTGATTAACCTGTAAAccgacgggtggcatgtacatacatatcatgaCTGTTGTGGACTGAAACACGGAAGGCATCGTATCGTGCCCATTCCCGCACCACCGGGTCATCGgacagtttgtttttctccgatagaaGTGGTTTCATTTATATGATAGAAGATCTTAGGCAATGGTACCTATAATGAagataaaccttcaaaattttaatatttttataaattatagcaaagtAAAAGCTTGTAGGTGCCAAATGTCACTCGCCAACTAccaatcgagccgggcgcaaacgggAAACTGCCGATGTGCACCAACAATCCTGTTCTTATGTCCACTTGCTAAGCATTTTTACTCGTCGACACTGGGTTAACATTTTCTTAACCTCTCAGTATAATGAAGTTGTATTGAAATCTTTGGAAGGGGATTACAGTGAAATCAATAGCTTTGCATACTTGAGTAATACAGCAGTGAATGTTGACTATCTTGTTCTAAGATTAGATTTTAATACAAATTTTTGTTAATATAGTTGATGCTTTATGTTGTACAGTGTTAATTGCACAAAAGTAAAAATGGGTTATttgatgtatattattattaattccttTGTGTTTCTCCTTTCAACAGTGATGGCTGATCCCATGGAGCATGCTACTGGGTTAGAGAAGCAGGAACTATTGTCTAAGGCTGCTGGTAACGAGGTAATTGTACCATTTATATGAAGCAAGGGAAGAATCTCTCAGGCTAGGCTGGATTTATATGCAGGAATCAGGTGTAGTTTGATTTTAAAAAAGCATCTGTTAACTTACGAGATTTTGTACAATTATGCAAATTAAACATAATTAAGCTTTACTGGTAAATGTTCATGTTTTACAAACATGTAAGCAAGAAATGCAGCTATTGGctgattactttttaaaaattctttgtaTTAAATTTTCATTGTCTgtcatttagataaatagatgtacacaTGCCTCCTTGTACAGATGTAGAGATTACATGCATAGATTTACTCAGACATAAATGTGTGAATATAGTACTCATGTAACAAAGAGCCTGTAGACAAGATTatgtcccccctcccctatctcaaAGGTTATATAGAGTAGAACAAGTCCTACCTGACTTCACCTATTTACCCCATTCATTTAAATTTGAAAGGAAGGGTTTTCATATTATGACATTATTAAGCCAATGTCACCAGAGatggtatgtaaatatattgcaTGTCCACTGTGAATACCttataagggggaaagggggatgtcaCATAGACTATCAATTGCCTCCTTAGGGCTGAGCACTTTGACCCATCTGTGTATAAATGATTTACACAATTGAACTATAGTGAGTATTAAAAGTTCTCAGTGGCATTGAGTCAAtagcttgataataatgatagtggtgataataaagatgtttaataagtaataatagaaacaaaactTTTCTCTTAAATTCAAGAATGGGGTAAACAGATGGTATCTGGCAGGCATAGTAATTAGCTCCTAGATAATGAGGTAGTTGATAAGCCATACATTAATAGAACAATACGGTAATGGCCAGTATACTTGTATCACGCACCAGTGGGTCAACTTTAACAAAATCATGTATTGATTTCAGAACCCCTTTGACATGAGGGTATACAAGCGCGTGAGTGGAGACCAGACCAACCCAACAAGTGTCCCCTCCTTCTACGAAAGGCGATTAGTCGGCTGCATTTGTGAAGAAGATGCTACTAGCATTAACTGGATGTGGCTGGAGAAGGGCGAGTCTAAGCGCTGTGAGTGCGGCTATTGGTTCCAGCTTGCAGATGCCAAGCCCATGGTTTAGGTTGAGCCAATAGTGACCCAGTGTTGTGTCCTTATCAATCTCAATTAAGTTGATTCCATGTAATATTTACAGGTGAGGTCACTATCATGATGTAGCATATTATTCCTGTTCCATGGGATATTTTTCTTGTACATAAACATTTTAAGTAAGTGAAATACATCAGAAACAGATTGTCATTTTGTTTTCATATGAATTCCAGAACTACACCATAATTGAAGCtcactatttatatatgtagcaaAAGATGGAATATTAAACCAATTACAATACAGattgatttatatgtgtatatacatccttCTCTAGAAATGCTTTAAAATTTTTACATTTTTGACACTGCAAATAACATGTTGCAGTGTAGCATTACCTCTATAATTGATACTAGTCCTAAAACTGCCAAGAACTTTTGAAGGCTGCTGCCACAGTGAAACAATTACAAAGCTATAAGATGAATAATCAGTAGGAAATGTACTGATTGTGCTGTTTCATAGCAAAATGATTGACAGCACTCTTTTGGTAATTCTCAGGAAACAAATTGTCATCTCTAGGAATATATAGACTTGATTTTATAAATTGAAGATTTTGACACAATCATCTACACTAATTTATACTTGTTAGTTTCTCTCACTAAAGTAAGTTCAGAAATTTTGGCATATTAGCACAGAATGATTTGTAAAGTTAGCAAATACCCAGGATGAATTCCATTCTTTAGCTTTATATATCCCCCAATCCCATGCCTGTTATCATCATGGGGAGGCATTAGAGATGGGAGCGAAGGCCCTATGTTgatcacctctcccttctttgttttctctctccctccccctcacttttccAACCTTATCTGTCCACTTCCTAAGATGTAGGATCTGTGTTGAAATGGCAAACGGCTGTCTTTGTGTGTCCTGAACAGTCCTGTTTATCCCTCATAGAGGGACCATAAGGGGTAGACTTTTTCTCTTCCCCACATATTTCAGGCTCACAATGGCCAATAATGATTTTGTGCCTTTATTAGTGGCATTGAGCTTGCTCCCCCTTCAACTATTCTATCTGAAATTAACTTCTCTGGTATCCTGACCCCtgactttcctttcctttgcaaAGTGATTGCAGACATCCATCCATCCTGCTCATCAtgttccccttcaccccttcctcccactaacCTAAAGTACTGAATGTGTTGCTTGTTCAAtccttaaccccccacccccccttgctGCTTGTTGTCATAGGGGGCTTATGAGATGGAGACAGAAACCCTATGTAAGGGGTTATCCCTACCTTGAATCTCAGCCCTTGCCATACCtaatttgcatggtcttttcttctccccctttctttttccttctccttcttccctttctcctgttcACATCCTgaagtgtgagagctgtgctgaaagaatgaaaggctggctttttgTCAGTCTTGAATGGCCTTTGTACTCCATTTGATcattcctctttacccttttcattacAACGCTAACGGAGAGCACTTCACAACTTTTGACATCTAACATACATACTTTGTCGTAATTGGCAACTCATTTTtaacctttttgccacaatacgtCTTCATAGTGCTTTCTGGCCTTTGATATCTGACCATGAACCAGTCTGGGAACCCACAAACATCACCATATGAACCAAAATATTTCTTTACCGGAGTGGGAGGGGTTTCGTCAATAAGCTTATTTTGAATTAGTTGCTAATGACCCTAAATGTTGACATGACAGAAGTttttcaatagataaataaatgaattatgtaTGTTACTGCAGatgcatgatcatcattatctttcatttaatatcaccccccccccacttcttatGTTAGAATTGTGTCAACACACAGCTGAGTAGGTTGGTGCCTCTTACTGACATAAATACCTATAGTGGAGCTTGAGTCATATCACCAGTAGTGAAATGTCACTGCCAGACCTCAAAATTACATAATAACCTGTGGGTGCAGGAATGTCAGTTCTATTAGATATCAGAGTAACCTGAACAAAGTAATCACTGCCattgaaaatggagagagggagagtgcaaaGGGGAGAAGgaccaaagagggagagagggaggagatggtgttTATTCACAAGTGGAATAAGGCAGACAACAATAGAGGCACTCATATGACTAGAAGACAGTTGGAATTATCAAGGGAAGGGGAGTATTGGTAGGGAGTTTTACATGCCTTACACTATGGGAAATCTTATTTTATGCAATACTCattgacaagaaagagagaggcaagaataAAACATGGATTTGCACAGGGAGATGAAGGGGTAGAAAAGGTGGGTTTGAAGGTTTGTATCTGGAAGAATCATCCAAAGCATGaacagaattattgcagaaaaatAGTCTACCTGTTTTTGAGAGGCTTTGCTCTGTGGCTGCTCATATTACTGTTTTTCTTCACAAAGCCACCATTGTGGCTAGTTAGTTGATTATGCCCTACTTTTTTCATATCCTATTTGatttatctgcccccccccccctttttttcttacccactccctctccttgttTGACTTcaagcttttcttttttattttttacatactctctctcactttcccttgttttctcttctcattcagaTTCTCA
The nucleotide sequence above comes from Penaeus vannamei isolate JL-2024 chromosome 6, ASM4276789v1, whole genome shotgun sequence. Encoded proteins:
- the LOC113812627 gene encoding cytochrome c oxidase subunit 5B, mitochondrial is translated as MASLIARSLVLNSRRGVQLTSVRFANKMMADPMEHATGLEKQELLSKAAGNENPFDMRVYKRVSGDQTNPTSVPSFYERRLVGCICEEDATSINWMWLEKGESKRCECGYWFQLADAKPMV